A window from Zingiber officinale cultivar Zhangliang chromosome 7A, Zo_v1.1, whole genome shotgun sequence encodes these proteins:
- the LOC122000130 gene encoding filament-like plant protein 5, with protein sequence MFQQFVGIMESKTWIWNRKSTGKHIEKGKTLELEKSVENLNEQLSSVRSEPNAKDDLLARQAKVAEEAISGWEKAKARALALQKQLDDALLQKKMAEERLVK encoded by the exons ATGTTTCAGCAATTTGTGGGAATCATGGAGAGCAAGACGTGGATATGGAATAGGAAGTCCACAGGGAAGCACATTGAG AAAGGGAAGACCCTGGAGTTGGAGAAATCTGTAGAAAACTTGAACGAACAACTATCTTCTGTCCGCAGCGAGCCCAATGCTAAAGATGATCTTTTGGCAAGGCAAGCAAAAGTAGCTGAGGAAGCAATTTCAG GATGGGAAAAAGCAAAAGCTCGAGCTCTGGCTTTACAGAAACAATTGGATGATGCCTTGCTTCAGAAGAAAATGGCAGAAGAAAGATTAGTCAAATAG